In the Agromyces flavus genome, CGCAGGCGCGACTCGTCGCCCGTGATCTGGAGCGGACCGTCGGGCACCGCAACGCGCCAGTCGTGGTCGGGCGCCGCCACCTGCGCGTCGCCCACGGCGTCGACGACGAGCTGCCGCAGGTCGACCGGATCCCGCCGCAGCTCGCGGCCCTCGTCGAGCCGCGCGAGCAGCAGCAGGTCCTCGACGAGCTCGGTCATGCGCAGCGACTCCGACTCGATGCGGCCGACGGCATGCACCACGTCGGGCGGCAGTTCGCCGCCATGGAGGCGCGTGAGCTCGGCGTAGCCGCGGATCGACGCGAGCGGCGTGCGGAGCTCGTGGCTCGCGTCGGCCACGAACCGGCGCACCTTGCGCTCCGACTGCTCGCGAGCCGACAGGGCGGATGACACGTGCCCGAGCATGCGGTTGAACGCCGTGCCGAGGCGGCCCACCTCGGTGCGCTCGTCGTCGACGGGCACCTGGTCGGGCAGTTCGACATCGCCGCGGGCGAGCGGCAGCTCGGACACGAGCGTCGCCGTCTCCGTCACCTGGTCGAGCGGTTGCAGCGCGCGCCGCACGGTCACCGCCCCGAGCAGGAGCGCGCCGGCCAGTCCCGCGAGCGCGATGATGGCGACGGTGATCGCAAGCTGCGTCGTCACGGCGTTGACCTCGGCGAGCGGGAATGCGACCACGAACGAGTACCCGCCGTTCGTCGGCGCCGCGATGGCACGGTACTCCCCCAGCTCGTCGAGCTCGACCGTCACCGGCTGGCGGTCGGTCGGGATCGCGGCGATGGCTTCGCCCGCCTCGTCCGAGAGCTTCCCGATCTCGCCCTCGCGATCGATGGTACCTGAGTACAGCACCGCACGATCGGTGACGAACGCGGCGATCGCGCCGAGCGGCTGCCCGGGTATCCGGAGGAGCGCCTCGGCACCCTCGGGCGGGATGGGCAGCGGACCACCCGGGTCGTCGACGACTCGCGCGGCACGCTCGATCGCCTGCTCGAGCTGCGCGTCCAATCGGGCCACGAGCTGGTTGTGCAGGGCCGCGACGCTGATGAGTCCGACGACGGCGCTCACGAGGACCACGAGCCCCGCGATGATCATGAGCAGGCGCCGGCGAAGCGTCTTCGGCGCACCCCTGCGGCGTGCGGCGGCCGTGGTCGAGGTCCCCTCGGGCACGCGTGCGTCGGCGTTCGGCGTGCCGGCGGCATCGCCGGACACGGGTGCTCCGGAAGGGTGCGCGGGCGCGTCGACGGGTCGCGCGCCGGCAGCCCGCGGATCGGCGGCGCGCGCGTCGGCGACGGCCTGTCGCGTCGCGGCGGCGTGCCCCGGATCGCCCGGGCGCGTCATCCGGCCGCCTTGAGCATGTAGCCCGCCCCGCGCACGGTGTGGATCATGGGCTCGCGGCCCGCGTCGATCTTCTTGCGCAGGTAGGAGATGTAGAGCTCGACGACCGACTCCTTGCCCCCGAAGTCGTAGTTCCAGACGCGGTCGAGGATCTGCGCCTTCGAGAGCACGCGTCGCGGATTGCGCATGAGGAAGCGGAGCAGCTCGAACTCGGTCGCGGTGAGCTCGATCGGCGTGCCGTCGCGCTCGACCTCGTACGAGTCCTCGTCGAGGGAGAGATCGCCGACCCGCAGCACCGGGTCCTTCGCCTGTGCGAGCGTCAGGGTCGAGCGGCGGATGAGACCGCGCAGGCGCGCCACGACCTCCTCGAGGCTGAAGGGCTTGGTGACGTAGTCGTCGCCGCCGGCGGTGAGCCCGGCGATGCGGTCGTCGAGCGAGTCCTTCGCCGTCAGGAAGAGCACGGGCGTCTCGGTTCCGTCGGCCCGCACGCGCTGCAGCACCTCGAGCCCGTCGATGTCGGGCAGCATGATGTCGAGCACGATCGCGTCGGGCCGGAACTCGCGCGCCACGCGCACCGCGCCGAAGCCGTCCGATGCCGTCCGCACCTCCCAGCCCTCGTAGCGCAGGGCCATCTTGAGCAGGTCGGTGAGCGAATGCTCGTCGTCCACGACGAGCACGCGCACGGCGCTGCCGTCGGCCTTGGCGATCTGCGGTCGCTGCGCGGTTCCGGGTGCGGGAGGACTCGTCATGTCTTCCGAGTATGCGCGCCGCCCTGTGGGTTTCCTATGGGCAGGGCGGATGCCGCCTGTGATGAAGGTATGAGGACCGCACGCGGCGGAGTCTCTCATACCGGAGGCATAGGCCCGGCATCGGGCGGGCACAGTCGCGGTTCCTAGCGTCGCGTCGAGCCCATCGCCCGGTGGGCGCTCCGAGACCCCGAGGACCCCACATGTTCTTCACCTACCTCCGGCGCGAACTCGCCGGGCGCCGCAGGCAGACCGCCATCATCGCGATCGGGATGGCGCTCGCGATCGCGCTCGTCATGATCGTGAACGCCGTCTCGGCCGGTGTGCGCGACGCGCAGGCCGCCGTGCTCGAATCCGTCTACGGGGTCGGCACCGACCTGACCGTATCCCAGGCGCCCGCTGCACCGGGCGAAGGCGAGGGCCCCGGCGGCGGCGTGCGCTTCGAGTTCGGCCAGGACGACGGCGCCACCGGATCGGACGGCTCGACGACCGAGCTCAGCAACTCGCGCCTGACCGCAGGTCCGGGCTCGTCGACCTTCGACGCATCGGCGCTCGACACGGTGCAGGAGGTCGACGGAGTGGCCGCGGCATCCGCCACCCTCAGCCTCACGAACGTCACGTTCGACGGGGAACTGCCCGCGCCGCCGACGGACGGGGGCGACGGCACGGACGGCGACGCGACGATGCCGGCGCCGGGCGAGGGCGGCAGCCGCAGCTTCGGCGGCGGCGCGTTCGACGTCGCGAGCACGAGCGTGACCGGCATCGACCCGGCCGCCGACGCGGTCGGGCCCCTGAGCGCCGTCGAACTCGTCGACGGCCGCGGCCTCGACGCCGACGACGCCGGCGAGTACGTCGTCGTGCTCGACGAGGCCTACGCGACGACCGAGGGCCTCGCGGTGGGCGACACCATCGACCTCGGCGGCACCGAGTTCGAGGTCGTCGGCACGGTCGCCTCGACGTCGGCCGACGCCTCGACCGCGTCCGACGCGTACATCCCGCTCGACGTGGCGCAGGAGCTCTCGGGCCTCGACGGCCAAGTCTCCGACATCGCGGTGCAGGCCGAGTCGGCCGACGTCATCTCGAGCGTGAAGTCCGACCTCGAGGCGGCGCTGCCCGACCAGCAGGTCAGCACGCAGGAGGAGCTCGCCGCCTCGGTCTCGGGCTCGCTCGGCAGCGCGAGCCGGCTCATCTCGAGCCTCGGCCTGTGGCTCTCGGTCGCGGTGCTCGCGGCGGCGTTCCTGATCGCGATCCTGTTCACCATCCAGGGCGTGACCCGACGCACGCGCGAGTTCGGCACGCTCAAGGCGATCGGATGGTCCAACCGCCGCATCGTCGGGCAGGTGACCGGCGAGTCGCTCGTGCAGGGCCTCATCGGCGGCGCGGCGGGACTCGTGCTCGGCTTCACGGGCATCGCGATCGTGAACGCGATCGCCCCCACCCTGGCCACGACCGCGGCGCCGCAGGTCGCGGCCGAAGGCCCGATGGGCGGCGGCTTCGCGGGCGGGGCGAACCCCTTCGACGCCGCGCAGGCCTCGAGCGAGGTCGTGCTCACGGCCCCGGTGACGATCTCGGTGGTCGCGATCGCGGTCGGCCTCGCCCTGCTCGGCGGCCTGCTCGCCGGTGCGATCGGCGGATGGCGCGCCAGCCGGCTGCGGCCCGCCGAGGCGCTGCGCAGCGTCGCGTGACGGATGTCGCGGCATCCGCTCGCCCCCACCGCGACCGGCACGGCCGGCACGACCCGCACGACCCGCACGGAAGGAAGCACCCCATGTACACCCTCGAGAACGTCTCGAAGACCTACCGCCAGAAGGAGCGCACGATCACGGCGCTGAAGGACGTCAACCTCGAGATCCCGGCGGGCCAGCTCGTCGCGATCCAGGGACCGACGGGCGGCGGCAAGTCGACGCTGCTGCAGCTGCTCGGCGCGCTCGACCGGCCCACCGCAGGCCGCGTCTCGCTCGGCGAGGCCGACCTGTCGGGCATGCCCGACACGAAGCTCGGGGCCATCCGGGCGCGCGAGATCGGCTTCGTCTTCCAGGGGTTCAACCTCATCCCGACGCTGACCGCGCAGGAGAACGTCGAGACCGCGCTCGAACCGCTCGGAGTCGCGGCCGACGAGCGGCGGAGCCGCGCGACGGCGGCGCTGGAGTCGGTCGGCCTCGGCGACCGCGCGTACCACGTGCCGAGCGAGCTCTCGGGCGGGCAGCAGCAGCGCGTCGCCATCGCCCGGGCGCTCGTGAAGGAGCCCGAGGTGCTGCTCGCCGACGAACCCACGGGCAACCTCGACGAGCAGACCCGCGACGAGATCATGGACCTCCTCGAGGGACTCTGGCGCGATCGCGGGCTGACGCTCGTGATCGTGACGCACGACTCCGCCGTCGCGCGGCGGGCGGAGCGGCGGCTGCATCTCACGGACGGGTCGGTGACCGAGCGGGCGTAGTCGCCGAGCGGATGTCGCGGGCCCGCCCTCCGGCCCGCGGCATCCGCTCACCACGGCGCGGCGAATCCCGGGTTCGCGCGACGAAGACTCGCGCGAACCCGGGATCCGGCGCCGCCCTACTGGTTCGAGAAGGCGGCGTCGAACGACGCGGTCGGGCGCGGCCAGATGAGCGATCGCACGAACTCGAGCGCCTGCGGGCCGCCGTGCAGGCGGTCCATGCCGGCGTCCTCCCACTCGACCGAGATCGGGCCGGTGTAGCCGATCGCGTCGAGCGCGCGGAACGCGTCCTCCCACGGCACGTCGCCGTGCCCGGTCGAGACGAAGTCCCAGCCGCGGCGCGGGTCGCCCCACGGCAGGTGCGAGCCGAGGATGCCCGACCGGCTGTTCGCGGTGCGGATGCGCGTGTCCTTGCAGTCGACGTGGTAGATCCGGTCCTGGAAGTCCCAGATGAAGCCCACGGGGTCGACGCCCTGCCACATCATGTGGCTGGGGTCCCAGTTGAAGCCGAACGCCGGACGACGGTCGATGGCCTCGAGCGTGCGCACGCTGGTCCAGTGGTCGTACGCGATCTCGGACGGGTGCACCTCGTGCGCGAACCGCACGCCCTCGTCGTCGAACACGTCGAGGATGGGGTTCCACCGGTTCGCGAAGTCCTCGTAGCCCGCGTCGATGACCGAGGCGGGCACCGGTGGGAACATGGCCACGTACTGCCAGATCTTCGAGCCCGTGAAGCCGATGACGGTGTCGACGCCGAGCTTGCGGGCGACGCGCGCGGTGCGCTTGAGATCCTCGGCCGCACGCTGACGCACGCCCTCGGCGTCGCCGTCGCCCCACGTGTACGGCCGCACGATCGCCTGGTGGCGGAAGTCGATCGGGTCGTCGCACACGGCCTGGCCGGTGAGGTGATTGGAGATCGCATAGACCTTCAGGTCGTAGCGCTTGAGGAGCTCGAGCTTCTCCTTGAGGTAGCCGGGCTCCTCATCGGCGAGCTTCGTGTCGAGGTGGTCGCCGCCGATGCCGATCTCGAGGCCGTCGTAGCCCCACTCCGAGGCGAGGCGCGCGACCTCCTCGAACGGCAGGTCGGCCCACTGGCCGGTGAACAGCGTGACGGGATGCGTCGCGGCGGGAGTGTCGGTCATGCTCGGATCCTTTCGTGGGGGTCGGACATCGTGGAGATCTCGCCGAGGCCCTGCCATCGCAGCACGAGGTCGCGCAACTCGGTCGCGTGCACGCGCTCGCCGGCGCCGTCGAGGAAGCGGGGATCGGACGCCAGGAGCAGGGGCGTGTCGGCGCCGGAGTCGGGAAGCCGGCCGTGCGTGCCGCGCACGCACGACGGGTCGAGGGGCACGGTGCTCATCGCGTAGCGGAGCCCGAGCCTCTTGCGCAGGAGGTTGCCCGCGGCCTTCGCCTTGGCGAGCTTGTCGGCGGGATCGAAGAAGAGCTCGGCGGGGTCGTAGCCGGGCTTGCGGTGGATGTCGACGCCGCGCGCGTACTCGGGCGCGCGGTCGTCGTCGAGCCAGAAGTAGTAGGTGAACCAGGCGCCGGGCTCTGCCACGACGACGAGCTCGCCCGACCGCGAGTGGTCGAGGCCGTACCGTGCCTGCGCCTCGCGATCGAGCACCTCGTCGACCCCGTCCAGATCGCGCAGGATCGCCGCCACACGGGGCACGTCGGCCGGGTCGGCGACGTAGACGTGCGCGACCTGGTGGTCGGCGACGGCGAACGCGCGCGATGTCCACGGGTCGAGCTGCTCCCGACCGTCCTGCACGTACACCTCGAGAAGGCCCTCGCGACGCAGCGCGCGGTTGACGTCGACCGGGCGGCCGGCCGGCGCGATCCCGTACTCGGCGAGCGCGACGACCGTGACGTCCTGCGCCTCGGCCTGGTCGAGCAACGGGGTCATCGCGGCGTCGAGCTCGGCGGCGGCGCGCGCCGCCTCGGGGGCGTCGGGTCCGAACCGCTGCACGTCGTAGTCGAGGTGCGGCAGGTACGCCATCGTGAGGTCGGGCGTGCCGGGATCGGCGAGCACCCGTCGGGTGGCGTCGACGATCCACTGCGTCGAACGGATGCTCGCGGTCGGCCCCCAGTACTGGAACAGCGGGAACTCGCCGAGCTCCTCGCGCAGCTCGTCGTGCAGTCGCGGGGGTCGGGCGTAGAAGTCGGGCGACTTGCGGCCGTCGGCGTGGTAGATCGGACGCGGCGTCACGGTGAGGTCGGTCGTCGCGCCCATCGCGTACCACCAGCCGAGATTCGCGCTCGTGTAGTCGCCGCCGCGTCGGCGGCGGGCGGTCTCCCAGAGCTTCTCGCCGCGGACCAGCCGGTTGTGCTGGCGCCACAGCAGCACGTCGCCGAGGCCGCGGAAGTACCATCCGTTGCCCACGATGCCGTGGCTCGAGGGCATGGCACCCGTGAGCACCGACGACTGCACCGAGCACGTGACGGCGGGCAGCACGGTGCCGAGCTCGGCGCGGGCGCCGGCTCGCGCCATCCGGTTCAGGCGCGGCATGTGCTGCAGCGCGTCGGCGGTGAGGCCGACGACGTCGAGGAGGAGCACGCGGCCGCTCATGCCGGCTGCCCCTCGCGTTCGAGGAGCTCGGCCGCGGCCCAGCGCAGCTCGGCGGCGATGCCGTCGACGAGGTCGACCGGCGCGCCGGGCAGCACCGACCACGTGTACGTCTCGACGTCGACGTGGAGCTGGTCGACCGGCTGCACCTCGCGCACGACGGCGAGCGCGGTGCGCAGCACGTCGGTGGTCGACGAGAGCGGTGCCTCGGGCTCGAGGTGCAGCGGCACGTGGAAATGCACGCGCCACGGCGCCTCGGCGGGCAGCCGGTCGAGCGCCTCGGGCAGGTCGTCGACGCGGATGGCTCCGCCCGGCGCCTGCTCGCGGACCTGGTGCAGGTAGCGGTCCTCGGCGTAGGCCGCGACGGCCAGGCGCGCGCCGGCGTCGTCGGGCCGCTCGACGTGCAGCGCGGCCGACGCCTGCACCTTCACCACCCGGATCCCCGCGTCGGCGATACGGGCCACCGCACCGGCCGGATCGGCGAACGAGACCGCGAGGTGGCACGTGTCGAGGCACACGCCGAGGCGGTCGAGGTCGAGCCGGTCGCGGTGCGACGCGAGCCAGGCGACCACGTCGTCGACGTCGTCGAGCACGCAGCCCGGCTCGGGCTCGATGGCGAGGCGGATGACCCGCCCGGTCTCGGCACGGATGGCGCGGAGCTCGGCGCCGAGCGCGACGAGCGCGTCCGTCGCCGCGCGATCGGCCGCATCGTCCCATCCGACCCGCCAGCCGAGCGGCAGCGTCGAGATGCTGCCCTCGGCGCCGTGCGGCAGCAGTGCGGCGAGCACGCGCGCCGCGTCGATCGTGTAGTCGAGCCGAGCCGGATCGGTCCAGTCCGGCCGGTAGACGTCGAGCTTGACGACCTCGGCGTGGAACGCCTCGGAGGGGAACGCGTTGAGCGTGCGCACCTCGAGCCCGTTCCGGTCGAGCGCCGTACGGAGGCGGTCGAGCGCCGCGGGCTCGGCCGCGAGCCGGGCCGCCAGCGGGGCGGGCAGCCAGAGCCCGACGCCGAGGGTCTCGAATCCGGCTGCGGCCCTCGCCGGGCCTGCGTACGCGTCGAGCTGGCGGATGACGCCGTCGAGGTCCTCGGCGGGGTGCACGTTGGTGCAATAGGAGAGGTGCATCAGCGCGCCGCCCCTTCGGGGACCGGCGTCGCGACATCCGCCCCGCCCCGCAGGATCGAGTTGCCCGAGAAGGTCTCGGGCGCGGTCGCGAGGTCGAAGCCGGGCAGCGGTGAGAGGTCGAGCCGTCCGCTCTGCGCGAAGAAGTCGACCGGGTTCCTCCAGAGCACGGTGTCGACGTCGTCGGGCGCGAAGCCCGCGTCGAGCATCGCGGCACCGGTCTTCGCGGTGAGGAGCGGGTCGGAGCGCCCCCAGTCGGCTGCCGAGTTCACGAGCACGCGCTCGGTGCCGTACCCCTGGAGGAGGGCGACCATCCGGTGCGGGTCCATCTTGGTGTCGGGGTAGATCGAGAAGCCCATCCAGGCGCCGCTCTCCTTGACCATCTCGATGGTGACCTCGTTGAGGTGGTCGAGCACGACGAGCTCGGGCGCGATGCCGGAGTGCGCGATCACCTCGAGCGTGCGGCGCGTGCCGTGCTTCTTGTCGCGGTGCGGGGTGTGCACGATGACGGACAGGCCGTGCTCGATCGCGAGGGCGAGGTGGGCCTCGAGCACCTCGTCCTCCTCGGGCGTCATCGAGTCGTAGCCCGTCTCGCCGATCGCGACGACGGACTCGCGCCGGAGGAACCGCGGCAGCTCGGCCAGGACCTCGCGGCAGCGGGGGTCGTTCGCCTCCTTCGGGTTGAGCGCGAGCGCGCAGTGGTGGCGGATGCCGAACTGCGAGGCGCGGAAGCGTTCCCAGCCCGTGAGCGCGTCGAAGTAGTCGAGGTACGAGCCGACGTTCGTGCGCGGCTGGCCGAGCCAGAACGACGGCTCGACGAGGGCGCGCACGCCCGCCGCGTACATGGCCTCGTAGTCGTTGGTCGTGCGCGACGTCATGTGGATGTGCGGGTCGAAGATGCGCATCAGCGGGCTTCCTCTCGTCGGGCTCGGGCGGCGGGCAGCAGCGCCCGCAGGTCGTCGGGGATGGCGCGGCCGGCCGCCTCGCGCTCCTCGGCGAGGTCCTCGGCCATGCGTGCGAGCTCGGCGTCGGCACGGGAATCGAGGCCGGAGACGCCCGAGAGCGGCACGCCCATGAAGACGAGCTTGATCACGCCGTGCCGCCAGTCGTGGTCGGGCAGGTGCCGTTCGGCGAACGGGCCCAAGGCGCTGGCCACCAGGCGCGGGTCGTTGGCTCGCAGCGCGTCGCGGATGAGCGCGATGCCCATGTCGCGCGTGCCGGCATCGACGCCGTCCGAGGCGGCGAGCCGGTCGAGCTCGTCGAGCACGCGGACGCGCTCCTCGGTGTCGCCGTCGCGGTAGCGCTCCTCGATGGACTCCATGCGAATCACCCGATCCCCTCGATGATGTCGTTCAGCCGCGCGATGCTCTCCGCGGCGATCCGGGGCGCCGCGTGCGAGTGCCGGGGCAACTCGATGGCCGCGACGCCGTCGTAGCCGAGTTCGGCGAGCGTGCGGAAGGCCCGCTCGAGGTCGACGCTCCCCCCGCCGAGTTCGAGGTGCTCGTGCGCGTGCGGCCGCATGTCGTCGACCTGCACGTTGACGAGCAGGTCGCCGGCCGCCCGCAGCGCACCTTCGACGCCGTCGGGCTCGACGACGACGCAGTGCCCGAGGTCGACCGTGATCCCGAGTTCGCGCGGGTCGCCGAGCTCGGCGCGCAGGCGGAGTGCGTCGGCGACGGTCTCGACGAGCATCCCGGGCTCGGGCTCGAGGCCCAGCCGGACGTCGGCGGCTCGGGCCGCGGCGACGACCTCGCGGGCGCGGTCGACCAGGCGGCGCCACGCGACGTCCGGTTCGACGCCCTCGGGCCGGACCCCCGACCAGAAGGACACGCAGTCGGCGTCGAGCAGCGCCGCGATCTCGATCGCTCGCACCAGGAAGGCCACGCGCTCGGCCGCCTCGGCCTCGTCGTCGAGCAGGTTCGGCCGGTGCTTGCGCACCGGGTCGAGCACGTACCGGGCGCCGGTCTCGACCACGACGCGCAGGCCGCGTCGCTCGAGGTCGGCGCGCAGCGCGATCGCGCGGTCGAGCCATCCGGCGGAGAACGGGTCGAAGTGCGGGTGACCCAGCGTGAGGGCGACCGCGTCGTAGCCGTTCGACTGCAGCACGTCGAGGGCGTCGTCGAGCGGATGGTCGGCGAAGCCGTTCGTGCCGTAGCCGAGCCGCGGGCGCGGCTTCGTGGCGGGCATCGTCGCGCTCACGTCACATCCCTGCCCTTCGCGGCGCCCCGCCGTGCGAGCCGCGTCGCGACCGCGTCGATCGCGAGCAGGACGAGGGCGTCGACCGGGCGACCGGCCCGGGCCGTCAGTGCCGCCTGCAGGGGCACCATGCCGAGGATGCCGCGGCGCGTCGCCGTGCGGACCACGGACGCCGACGGCGAACGGACCGCGGCCGCCTGCGCGCGCACGGTCGGCACCGCGAACCGGGCGGCGGCCGCCGCCGACACCACGCCAGCGACGCTCGCCTCGGGGCGCACCGCCGCGACACCGGCGGCCACCGTGGTCGCCGACACGGCCGCCGCGATCGCGGGTCGCGTGCCGTGCACCTCGCCGCGCGCGAGCGCGGTGACGCTCGCGGTGTGCCCCGCCATGACGAGCGCCGGTCGCAGCGCATCGCCCGCGCGATCTCGGCCCGCGCCGAGCAGCACGTCGAGCCCGCGGCACGCCGCCATGACGATCGGACCGGTCCAGCCGCGCTTGGCCACGAGGTCGTAGGTCCAGATCGATGCGGCGAGCGGCACGGCCACGGCGAGCGAGCTGCGGCCGCCGGTCAGTCCCGCGACCGCGACGCCGGCGACCGTGAGCGCGCCGGCCACCCCGAGCGCGCCCCGCCGCGTGATCCGCCCGGATGGGATCGGGCGCTCGGGCCGCTCGACGCGATCGAGCTCGGCGTCGGCGGCGTCGTTGAGCGCCATCCCGCCCCAGTAGAGCAGCACGGACGCGATCGGCAGGCCGAGCCGCGGCACGAGGCCCGTGCGACCGACGGACGCCATGCCCGCGGTCGCGTCACCGAGGACCGTGAGTCCTGCGGGCGCGCGGACCAGTTGGAGGAAGGTGGACGCCGAGGCCATCACGCCACCTGCGCCGTGGTCCTCCGCACCGCCGTGCGCAGGGCCCACGAGACCAGCTCGTCGGCCTGGCGGGCGAACGCGTGCTCCTCGCTGCCCCACGGGTCCTTGAAGAAGTAGCCGAGCTCGGCGATGGGACCGGACAGCCCGGCCTGGTCGGCGAGGGTCAGCAGTCGCGCCAGGTCGATGACGAGCGGAGCGGCGAGCGTGGAGTCGTACGCGGTCCAGGTGGTCTGCAGCGTGATGCGCGTGTCGAGGAAGCCCTCGGCGTGCACGTGGTCCCACGCCGTCTTGACGTCGCCGAGGTCGGGCACGTTGTCGATGTGCAGCGGGGTGACCACGTCGTGCCCGAGCAGGTCGTGCAGGCCGCGGTTCTTCGAGGCCAGCTTGGACTCGACCGCGGCGGGATCGGCGAGGGTGGCGCCGTCGCCGCCGCCGAGCAGGTTCGCGCCCGCCCACGAGAGCACGCGCATGCCGCGCGAGGAGAACATCGGGGCGAGCACCGTGCGCAGCAGGGTCTCACCGGTCTTGCCGTCCTGGCCGGCGATCGGCACGCCCGCGTCGGCCGCGACGGCGTGCAGTGCGGGGATGCCGAGCGAGATCGACGGCGTGAAGCACGCGTAGGGCGCGCCCGCTCCCGTGACCGCGGCGAGCGCCGACAGGGTGCTCGAGGGAAGGAGCTCGACGCCGTCCTGCGCCAGGGCCGCGACGAGCGCATCGTGGTCGTGGAACTCGGGGCGGTCGGCCGGCAGCGGCTCGGTCGAGGCCACGTCGATCACCACGACGCGCCGGAGGCCGTGACGCTCGCGGAAGGAGCGGATGTCGTCGGCGCGAAGGCCGATCTCGCGGCGCTGGGAGCCGCGCGCCGTTCGCGGGACGAGCCGGATCTCGGCGTCGGCGGCGTCCAGGCGGTGGGCGACGGCCTCGACGGTCGCGGCCGGGATCATGCCGCCGGTCGCGAGGCGTCGAGCGCGCTCGACGAGCGGCGTCTCATCGACGTCGTGGCCGCCGACGACGAAGTCGTCGAAGTCGGGCAGCGGCACCCCGTCGAACGCTGAACCCGCGGTCACGAGGCCCACGGGCCGGGCGATCCCCTCAGCCAGCGCCGCCAGGCCGACCGTCGCCGTCGTCGCGACGCTGCCGCGCGCGCCCACGAACCAGACTCCCGTGCGTCCCTCGTTCATCGTCGAACCACTCCGTTCCGTGTGCATCGTTGCCCGGGCGCCTCCGCCCTCGGCCGGCTCGTTCCGAACGTATCGGAGCTTGCATCTTTGGTCAATCAGAAGTCGCGCTATCGGAGTTGAAAACCTGCGCAGTGATCGACTGAAGTCAGCGGTCTCGTCCGGGGACCCCGCGGGCGATCACCTGGAGGTAGGCGACCAGTGCATGCGGGAGGTCCCCCGCGTCGAGCGCGCCGACCGCCTCGGCAGCGTGGCCGACGACGAGCGCGCGATGGCGCTCGAGGGCGCCCGACCGCCGCATGATCGCGCGCACGCATTCGACGCTCTCCTCGGTGGCGTCGGCACGTCCGACCTCGCGCTCGAGCACGGCACGGTCGGCCGCTTCGGCGCCGTCGAGCGCGAGCTGCAGCAGCCTCGTGCGCTTGCCGCCGCGCACGTCGGAGCTCGTCGACTTGCCGGTGCGGCCCGCATCGCCGAACACGGCGAGCTCATCGTCCCTCAGCTGGTACGCGATGCCGAGGTGCCGCCCGTACTCGGCGAGCGCGGCGAGCGCGGCGGGATCGGCCGATCCGGAGGCCACCGCGCCCAGGCGCAGCGGCAGGATCACGCTGTACCCGGCGGTCTTCAGCTCGGCCATCCGGATCGGCCGCGCCGCCCCGGGGGCGAGCCGCTCGCTGCGGACGTCGAGGAGCTCGCCGGCGATCGCGGCGTCGAGCGCCGTGAGGACCTCCCGCATGAGCTCGAGGCGCAGTGCGGGAGGCACGGGTACCTCGGCGACCGCGCGCAGGCTCGCGCTGATCGCCAGGTCGCCGGCGAGCAACGCGGCGGAGTCGGCTTGGCGAGTCGCCACATCCGGAGCCGCCCCGGCCGCACGCCACGCGTTGAGTACGGTGCCGGCGACGTTGGGTCGCCCGTGCCTGCGGTCGTCGCCGTCGATGAGGTCGTCGTGCACGCAGAGGCCGGTGTGGAGGAGTTGCACGGCGGCGCCGAGCGCATCGCAGACTGCGGGATCACCGCCGCCCATCCCGAGGTAGGCCGCGACCGCGAGCCGGGCGCGCAGCTGCTTGCCGCCCTCGAGCTCGGCGAGGACCGCGATCAGCTCGCGCAGCTCGGGATCCGCCGCGGCGGCCGAGTCGGCGACCCGCTCCCAGGACGCGGCCACCGCGGCCGTCGTCCGGGTGACGGCTCGGCCCACCGCGTCGGCGAGCTCGGCGGCTCCGTCGATACGAGGCGCCGGCGCGATGCCGTGCGGCACCGCGAGCCGTGCCTGCTCCTGCAACGGCATGGCACACTCCTCCCCGCCCGGCGCGCCATCGCAC is a window encoding:
- a CDS encoding inositol-3-phosphate synthase produces the protein MNEGRTGVWFVGARGSVATTATVGLAALAEGIARPVGLVTAGSAFDGVPLPDFDDFVVGGHDVDETPLVERARRLATGGMIPAATVEAVAHRLDAADAEIRLVPRTARGSQRREIGLRADDIRSFRERHGLRRVVVIDVASTEPLPADRPEFHDHDALVAALAQDGVELLPSSTLSALAAVTGAGAPYACFTPSISLGIPALHAVAADAGVPIAGQDGKTGETLLRTVLAPMFSSRGMRVLSWAGANLLGGGDGATLADPAAVESKLASKNRGLHDLLGHDVVTPLHIDNVPDLGDVKTAWDHVHAEGFLDTRITLQTTWTAYDSTLAAPLVIDLARLLTLADQAGLSGPIAELGYFFKDPWGSEEHAFARQADELVSWALRTAVRRTTAQVA
- a CDS encoding polyprenyl synthetase family protein, which translates into the protein MPLQEQARLAVPHGIAPAPRIDGAAELADAVGRAVTRTTAAVAASWERVADSAAAADPELRELIAVLAELEGGKQLRARLAVAAYLGMGGGDPAVCDALGAAVQLLHTGLCVHDDLIDGDDRRHGRPNVAGTVLNAWRAAGAAPDVATRQADSAALLAGDLAISASLRAVAEVPVPPALRLELMREVLTALDAAIAGELLDVRSERLAPGAARPIRMAELKTAGYSVILPLRLGAVASGSADPAALAALAEYGRHLGIAYQLRDDELAVFGDAGRTGKSTSSDVRGGKRTRLLQLALDGAEAADRAVLEREVGRADATEESVECVRAIMRRSGALERHRALVVGHAAEAVGALDAGDLPHALVAYLQVIARGVPGRDR